A single region of the Austwickia chelonae genome encodes:
- the oraE gene encoding D-ornithine 4,5-aminomutase subunit OraE gives MSTTFGPLEPNTKLDVDSLMEGLASYRPRRKGWTWRRVPAKGVAMGPFHFRDAAQPLKNSLGLPASKYFDGIDPQPKCVVTTEIASGRFEDDVRRMRMAAWHGADHLMVIRTTGQSHIDGLLEGTPEGIGGVPITRKQIRASRKACDAIEDEVGRPINFHSYVSGVAGPEVAVLFAEEGVNGAHQDPQYNVLYRNVNMYRSFVDAAEAKRVMCGAGILQIDGAHNANATAKAGWLVMPELMVQHGLNTAFSVAVGMDKGLIGLSTVPPNSPPAPKLWFDLPYAIALRDVFSEYKMRAQQNTRYIEADIEEAVRTHTVDTLISMLTSADIQSTITPDEGRNVPWHYNNIRGLQTVKQTWSALDGINDLVSLRAEGPLPEMVRDIKERALAFLAEVVADGGYFAAVEKGFFVDSAKYPERHGDGIARAADGGVGAGSIIERDDDYWAPVCDHFGNSRPPLDLLVERGVPTGADAAPCVAIDGCTLCDPDKIVFIDELDEQDNADTRLAATAPYRSGELIRPEAEWSGDGTVLVQFFVAQPEEVAEVYAVEMAKRMGLDDPVVVNIQVMQASEGCFVEVKGKVLFDIRRDSLTIPVKEIRLPEDELREEVSARQLTVVAATVGEDEHSVGLREILDIKHGGIEKYGVAYHYLGTSVPLAKLVDAAIETGSDAILISTIISHNDIHRQMMRKLAELCVEKGVRDRFVLVAGGTQVNREMAAETGLDATFGRGTKGIDVVDAMVKALRLRGTGSVNGSIPVSASADGAL, from the coding sequence ATGAGCACCACCTTCGGGCCATTGGAGCCCAACACCAAACTCGACGTCGACAGCCTGATGGAAGGCCTGGCGAGCTACCGTCCCCGCCGCAAGGGATGGACCTGGCGACGGGTACCAGCCAAAGGTGTCGCCATGGGGCCCTTCCACTTCCGCGACGCAGCCCAGCCGCTGAAGAACTCCCTCGGGCTGCCCGCCAGCAAGTACTTCGACGGCATCGACCCTCAGCCGAAGTGCGTGGTCACCACCGAGATCGCCTCCGGACGTTTCGAGGACGACGTCCGCAGGATGCGGATGGCGGCTTGGCACGGTGCCGACCACCTCATGGTCATCCGCACCACCGGCCAGTCCCATATCGACGGTCTCCTCGAAGGAACCCCCGAGGGCATCGGCGGAGTACCCATCACCCGTAAGCAGATCCGGGCCTCCCGCAAAGCCTGTGACGCCATCGAGGACGAAGTCGGCCGCCCCATCAACTTCCACTCCTATGTCTCCGGAGTCGCCGGTCCCGAGGTGGCGGTCCTCTTCGCCGAGGAAGGCGTCAACGGCGCCCACCAGGACCCGCAGTACAACGTGCTCTACCGCAATGTGAACATGTACCGCAGCTTCGTTGACGCCGCCGAAGCCAAACGGGTGATGTGCGGAGCCGGCATCCTCCAGATCGACGGCGCCCACAACGCCAATGCCACCGCCAAGGCCGGCTGGCTCGTCATGCCCGAGCTGATGGTGCAACACGGCCTGAACACCGCGTTCTCCGTAGCGGTCGGTATGGACAAAGGCCTCATCGGGCTGTCCACCGTCCCACCGAACTCGCCTCCGGCACCGAAACTCTGGTTCGACCTGCCCTACGCCATCGCCCTGCGCGACGTCTTCTCCGAGTACAAGATGCGGGCCCAACAGAACACCCGCTACATCGAGGCCGATATCGAAGAAGCCGTCCGTACTCACACCGTCGACACCCTCATATCGATGTTGACCAGTGCGGATATCCAGTCCACCATCACCCCGGACGAGGGGCGAAATGTCCCCTGGCACTACAACAACATCCGCGGCCTACAGACCGTCAAACAAACCTGGTCAGCACTCGACGGAATCAACGACCTGGTCTCCCTGCGCGCCGAAGGCCCGCTCCCGGAAATGGTGCGAGACATCAAGGAACGCGCGCTCGCCTTCCTCGCCGAGGTCGTCGCCGACGGTGGCTACTTCGCCGCCGTCGAAAAGGGTTTCTTCGTCGACTCCGCCAAATATCCCGAACGTCACGGTGACGGCATCGCTCGGGCGGCCGACGGCGGAGTGGGCGCCGGATCCATCATCGAACGTGATGACGACTACTGGGCTCCGGTCTGTGACCATTTCGGGAACAGCCGCCCGCCGCTCGACCTGCTCGTCGAAAGGGGAGTACCCACCGGAGCGGACGCCGCGCCCTGCGTCGCCATCGACGGCTGCACCTTGTGCGATCCAGACAAGATCGTCTTCATCGACGAACTCGACGAGCAGGACAACGCCGATACCCGGTTGGCGGCCACCGCACCGTACCGGTCCGGTGAGCTGATCCGCCCAGAGGCCGAGTGGTCCGGCGACGGGACGGTACTGGTCCAGTTCTTCGTGGCCCAGCCCGAGGAGGTCGCCGAGGTCTACGCCGTGGAGATGGCCAAACGGATGGGACTCGACGACCCCGTCGTGGTCAACATCCAGGTGATGCAGGCGTCCGAAGGCTGCTTCGTGGAGGTCAAGGGGAAGGTCCTGTTCGACATCCGCCGGGATTCGCTGACCATCCCGGTCAAGGAGATCCGTCTGCCCGAGGACGAATTGCGGGAGGAGGTCTCCGCCCGACAGCTGACCGTCGTCGCGGCCACCGTCGGTGAGGACGAGCACAGCGTGGGCCTGCGGGAGATCCTCGACATCAAACATGGCGGCATCGAGAAGTACGGGGTGGCCTACCACTACTTGGGGACGTCGGTGCCTCTGGCGAAACTGGTCGATGCGGCCATCGAGACCGGATCCGATGCCATCCTCATCTCCACGATCATCAGCCACAACGACATCCACCGGCAGATGATGCGCAAGCTCGCCGAACTGTGCGTGGAGAAAGGCGTCCGCGACCGTTTCGTCCTGGTCGCCGGCGGCACTCAGGTCAACCGGGAGATGGCTGCCGAGACTGGGCTCGATGCCACCTTCGGGCGGGGCACCAAGGGCATCGACGTGGTCGACGCCATGGTGAAGGCCCTCCGGCTGCGTGGAACAGGCTCCGTGAACGGCTCGATCCCGGTGAGCGCGAGCGCCGACGGAGCCCTATGA
- a CDS encoding glutamate mutase L — protein MNAGRADVVTVEVGSTITKVNAFAHRDGALEQVGQGFAPTSVAEGDVGVGVSAAREDLRRRHDVDVVGVETHVNSSAAGGLRMSVHGLTASMTTRAAREASLGAGAIVGQVTAGRLTSYDLADLHALKPNIVLLAGGVDYGERDIVIANARDLAAALGESSEHPPVVYAGNVAARPAVTETFAEHSVRVLIADNVFPDVDVLHVDPLRVLIHDVFSEHIVHAPGMGALAELTEAEVLPTPGAVLMAAERFAEAVGDVLVVDVGGATTDVHSVTDGSPELAGAVVEPEPRAKRTVEGDLGVYVNARTVAQASGEADWAERLEALTAMPGTDRERALTRWLAERAVETGIRRHAGTLTDIYTPTGKRQVVRGKDLTAVRWVVATGGALTKVPGAAGILRAVCAGPGRHLLPPVEAHLLVDDRYRFSALGTLARAYPDEVSRTLRRWADSFDEGR, from the coding sequence ATGAACGCCGGTCGGGCCGATGTGGTCACCGTCGAGGTGGGCAGCACGATCACGAAGGTGAATGCTTTCGCCCACCGCGACGGGGCTCTGGAGCAGGTCGGCCAGGGTTTTGCGCCGACGAGCGTGGCCGAGGGCGATGTCGGGGTCGGGGTCTCTGCGGCTCGGGAGGATCTGCGTCGTCGTCATGACGTCGATGTCGTTGGGGTGGAGACTCACGTGAATTCGTCCGCTGCCGGTGGGCTGCGGATGAGCGTGCACGGCTTGACCGCGAGTATGACGACCCGTGCCGCCCGGGAGGCTTCCCTGGGTGCGGGGGCCATCGTCGGCCAGGTGACCGCAGGCCGATTGACCTCGTATGATTTAGCCGATCTGCATGCTTTGAAGCCCAATATCGTTCTGCTCGCCGGCGGGGTGGATTACGGGGAGCGGGACATCGTGATCGCCAATGCCCGGGATCTGGCGGCTGCCTTGGGGGAGTCGTCGGAACATCCGCCGGTGGTCTACGCCGGGAATGTGGCTGCGCGTCCGGCGGTGACGGAGACCTTCGCCGAGCACAGCGTCCGGGTCCTGATCGCGGACAATGTCTTCCCGGATGTCGACGTATTGCATGTGGATCCGCTGCGCGTGCTGATCCATGACGTCTTCAGCGAGCACATCGTGCATGCGCCGGGGATGGGTGCCTTGGCCGAACTCACCGAGGCGGAGGTCCTGCCTACTCCGGGGGCGGTCCTGATGGCGGCGGAGAGATTCGCCGAAGCCGTCGGGGACGTCCTGGTGGTCGATGTGGGGGGTGCCACCACGGATGTGCACTCGGTGACCGACGGTTCGCCGGAATTGGCCGGTGCCGTGGTGGAGCCCGAGCCACGAGCGAAGCGGACCGTCGAGGGTGATCTCGGGGTGTACGTGAACGCGAGGACGGTCGCTCAGGCCTCCGGCGAAGCCGATTGGGCTGAACGTCTGGAGGCGCTGACCGCGATGCCGGGCACCGATCGGGAGCGGGCATTGACCCGTTGGCTGGCCGAACGGGCGGTGGAGACCGGGATCCGTCGGCATGCGGGCACCTTGACCGATATCTACACGCCGACCGGGAAACGCCAGGTCGTCCGGGGGAAGGATCTGACAGCGGTGCGGTGGGTGGTGGCCACCGGGGGTGCCTTGACGAAGGTTCCTGGTGCTGCGGGCATCCTGCGTGCGGTGTGTGCCGGGCCGGGACGTCACCTGCTGCCGCCGGTGGAGGCCCATCTGCTGGTGGACGACCGCTACCGTTTCTCCGCCCTGGGGACCTTGGCCCGGGCTTATCCCGACGAGGTGAGCAGGACACTGCGCAGGTGGGCGGACTCCTTCGACGAAGGCCGGTGA
- a CDS encoding alanine racemase, with translation MYLRTPRLEIHPDRITENARAVVGLCRAHGARVAGVAKVTCAHPAVVRALVDGGVDELADSRILNLMGLAGLGTGLPQMLLRIPSPSSVPDVVRCADITLNSSLSTLRILSEAAGQAGTRHGVVVMVDIGDLREGVWPDRAVELVTEAARLPHVDLLGLGANLACYGGVIPSVENMLGLISVRDACRAATGLELGTLSGGNSSSLPLLASGKMPKEINHFRIGESIVLGRNVLDRSPWPSTRQDTVRLVGEIVELERKPSVPIGDRGQNAFGECPEFPDRGTRLRAIVNIGRQDAAIDGLTPQDEGILIVGASSDHLILDVEDAVGEIRLGGPVGFWPSYAALLALSTSHYVQKVALRG, from the coding sequence ATGTACCTGCGGACGCCCCGTCTGGAGATCCATCCGGATCGCATCACGGAGAATGCCCGCGCCGTGGTGGGTCTGTGCCGGGCTCACGGGGCCCGGGTGGCCGGGGTCGCGAAGGTGACCTGTGCGCACCCTGCGGTGGTCCGGGCCTTGGTGGACGGTGGCGTCGACGAGTTGGCCGACAGCCGGATCCTGAATCTGATGGGGTTGGCCGGATTGGGCACTGGCCTGCCTCAGATGTTGCTACGGATCCCGTCGCCGTCGTCGGTTCCGGATGTGGTCCGGTGCGCGGACATCACGTTGAACTCCAGCCTGTCGACCTTGCGGATCCTGTCCGAGGCGGCCGGTCAGGCGGGAACCCGGCATGGGGTCGTCGTGATGGTCGACATCGGCGACCTGCGGGAGGGGGTATGGCCTGATCGTGCGGTCGAACTGGTCACCGAGGCGGCTCGGCTGCCCCACGTGGATCTGTTGGGTCTGGGGGCGAACCTGGCCTGTTACGGCGGGGTGATTCCCAGCGTGGAGAACATGCTCGGGCTGATCTCGGTGCGAGATGCCTGCCGTGCGGCGACCGGGTTGGAGCTGGGCACGCTCTCGGGCGGTAATTCCTCGAGTCTTCCGTTGCTGGCCAGCGGGAAGATGCCGAAGGAGATCAACCATTTCCGGATCGGTGAGTCGATCGTGCTGGGGCGGAATGTCCTCGACCGCAGCCCGTGGCCTTCGACCCGGCAGGACACGGTGCGGCTCGTCGGGGAGATCGTCGAGTTGGAGCGGAAGCCGAGCGTGCCGATCGGCGATCGGGGACAGAATGCCTTCGGGGAGTGCCCGGAGTTCCCGGACCGGGGGACCCGGCTGCGCGCGATCGTGAACATCGGCCGCCAGGACGCTGCGATCGACGGGTTGACTCCGCAGGACGAGGGCATTCTGATCGTCGGGGCCAGCAGCGACCATCTCATCCTCGACGTGGAGGACGCCGTCGGTGAGATCCGGTTGGGCGGGCCGGTGGGTTTCTGGCCGTCTTATGCCGCATTGCTGGCGTTGTCGACGTCCCATTACGTCCAGAAGGTGGCCCTACGCGGCTGA
- the alr gene encoding alanine racemase translates to MLYQTCARVHVDAVLANLAAVRNRVGPDRQILMAIKADGYGHGAVPIAMAVQETSAADFFGVATVPEGVELREAGVSLPILKLSPVFPEEARAAVAHRLTSTVCDAETVDVVERAAADLGVSAAVHLKVDTGMGRIGCLPEEATALARRIAEECPHLYLEGMFTHLPVSDTPGQDEFTAAQVMVFADCHRSVEEDLGRRVIAHAANSGGVLAHPDSWMDMVRPGVMLYGSYPDPEAPRTVPLRPALTWESRVSFVKEVLQGRTVGYGRTWTAEADTRVATVPVGYGDGYDRHLSNRGEVLVGGRRLPIVGRVCMDQLMVDVGADGEIAVGDRVVLLGRDGTEEISAADLAVSLDTIPYEVTCRIAARVGRIHETTGGE, encoded by the coding sequence ATGCTTTATCAGACATGTGCCCGGGTGCACGTGGACGCTGTTCTGGCGAATCTGGCCGCGGTACGCAACCGGGTCGGTCCGGATCGGCAGATCCTCATGGCGATCAAGGCGGATGGCTACGGGCACGGGGCCGTGCCGATCGCGATGGCGGTGCAGGAGACGTCCGCGGCGGATTTCTTCGGTGTGGCAACGGTCCCGGAGGGGGTCGAGCTGCGAGAGGCCGGGGTGTCCTTGCCGATCCTGAAGCTGTCGCCGGTTTTCCCCGAAGAGGCTCGGGCTGCGGTGGCTCATCGGTTGACGTCGACGGTGTGTGATGCGGAGACGGTCGATGTCGTCGAGCGGGCGGCCGCCGATCTGGGTGTGTCGGCTGCTGTTCATCTGAAGGTCGACACGGGCATGGGTCGGATCGGTTGCCTGCCGGAGGAAGCCACCGCCTTGGCCCGGAGGATCGCCGAGGAGTGTCCGCATTTGTACCTGGAGGGGATGTTCACCCATCTGCCGGTGAGCGACACCCCTGGCCAGGATGAGTTCACCGCAGCGCAGGTCATGGTCTTCGCTGACTGTCACCGTTCGGTGGAGGAAGACCTGGGCCGCCGGGTGATCGCCCATGCTGCGAACTCGGGTGGGGTTCTAGCACACCCTGATTCGTGGATGGACATGGTGCGTCCGGGGGTGATGCTCTACGGAAGTTATCCCGATCCCGAGGCGCCGCGGACCGTTCCGCTGCGTCCGGCGTTGACCTGGGAGTCCCGGGTCTCCTTCGTCAAGGAGGTGCTGCAGGGGCGCACCGTCGGATACGGACGTACCTGGACGGCGGAGGCCGATACCCGGGTGGCGACGGTACCGGTGGGTTACGGCGACGGTTACGACCGACATCTGTCGAACCGGGGCGAGGTGCTCGTAGGCGGGCGGCGGCTGCCGATCGTGGGACGGGTGTGTATGGACCAGTTGATGGTGGACGTAGGCGCAGATGGGGAGATCGCGGTGGGTGACCGGGTGGTGCTGCTCGGTCGGGACGGGACCGAGGAGATCTCCGCCGCCGACCTGGCCGTCTCCTTGGACACCATCCCGTACGAGGTGACCTGCCGGATCGCAGCGCGGGTGGGCCGGATCCACGAAACAACCGGCGGAGAGTGA
- a CDS encoding MBL fold metallo-hydrolase, with protein MTNPAPVCSPAPAPLTPEVDEVAPGVYAYVQPDGSWWVNNCAFVIGDDSMLLVDTCATADRTRALLDAVEGFSAGRTLRYAVNTHLHGDHTYGNVLLPEQTVLIGHERMRAGLAADPFVCGCPPLWERPLDWGVDGQRRLPDLTVSGDTQLYVGGQQVVLTHPGRVAHTDGDLVVHLPEHHVLVTGDLVFNQVTPMVAMGSVAGALDTLDWLGGFEAEVMVPGHGPVLRGTAQISSCLEDTRRYLEFVLDRARAGLTAGATPLEVAVETELGEYADRPDAERLVLNLHRAYTDLAGTPFDLLGAFKDALAWHGGPLPTHV; from the coding sequence ATGACGAACCCCGCGCCTGTTTGCTCCCCTGCTCCCGCTCCGCTGACCCCGGAGGTCGACGAGGTCGCGCCAGGGGTCTACGCCTACGTCCAACCCGACGGTTCCTGGTGGGTGAACAACTGCGCCTTCGTCATCGGCGACGACTCCATGCTGCTGGTCGACACCTGCGCAACCGCCGACCGTACCCGCGCACTTCTGGATGCCGTCGAGGGGTTCTCCGCCGGCCGCACTCTGCGCTATGCCGTGAACACCCACCTCCACGGTGACCACACGTACGGCAATGTCCTCCTTCCCGAACAGACCGTGCTCATCGGTCACGAACGGATGCGGGCCGGGCTCGCTGCGGATCCCTTCGTGTGCGGTTGTCCTCCGTTGTGGGAACGTCCTTTGGACTGGGGAGTCGACGGGCAACGGCGGCTGCCCGATCTGACCGTGTCCGGAGACACTCAGCTGTACGTCGGCGGGCAGCAGGTCGTCTTGACCCATCCGGGTCGGGTGGCTCATACCGACGGTGATCTGGTGGTGCACCTGCCTGAACACCACGTACTGGTCACCGGGGACCTGGTCTTCAACCAGGTGACACCGATGGTCGCGATGGGGTCGGTGGCCGGGGCCTTGGACACCCTCGACTGGTTGGGCGGTTTCGAGGCCGAGGTGATGGTCCCCGGGCACGGTCCGGTGCTGCGGGGTACCGCGCAGATCTCCTCCTGCCTGGAAGACACCCGTCGTTATCTCGAGTTCGTCCTGGACAGGGCGCGGGCCGGTCTCACCGCAGGTGCCACGCCTTTGGAGGTCGCTGTCGAGACCGAACTCGGCGAATACGCGGATCGTCCGGACGCCGAACGACTCGTCCTGAACCTGCACCGTGCCTATACCGATCTGGCGGGGACACCGTTCGATCTGCTGGGAGCCTTCAAGGACGCTTTGGCCTGGCATGGCGGGCCGCTACCCACCCACGTCTGA
- a CDS encoding ABC transporter ATP-binding protein encodes MAGMIACTDVGVRTPGHSGSWILSDISMSVRAGEFVSIVGPSGAGKSTLLRCLSGMVVPDRGRVDLLGTSVRDPYGRKTSRIRAGRTGFIFQDYRLFEFMNVLDNVLVPRRLTRSRGGRERALTLLTHLGLADKAHQQVSELSGGEKQRVAVARCLINDPDIVFADEPTGALDEHSAHQVLSAVEDLVTERRAVVMVTHDLAVAARAHRVIVLRNGQTWQELSRPTADEVFTAVQSAAVR; translated from the coding sequence ATGGCAGGCATGATCGCGTGCACCGACGTGGGAGTCCGCACCCCCGGCCACTCGGGATCCTGGATCCTCAGCGATATCTCGATGAGCGTGCGCGCCGGAGAATTCGTCTCCATCGTCGGGCCCTCAGGGGCTGGGAAATCGACCCTGCTGCGCTGCCTGTCCGGCATGGTCGTCCCCGATCGAGGGCGGGTCGACCTCCTGGGCACGTCCGTACGGGACCCGTACGGACGCAAGACCTCCCGCATCCGAGCGGGTCGGACCGGATTCATCTTCCAGGACTACCGGCTGTTTGAGTTCATGAACGTCCTCGACAACGTCCTGGTCCCTCGCCGACTCACCCGGAGTCGCGGTGGACGAGAACGTGCCCTGACCCTCTTGACCCATCTCGGCCTGGCAGACAAAGCCCACCAGCAGGTCTCTGAGCTGTCCGGTGGGGAGAAACAGCGGGTCGCCGTCGCCCGTTGCCTGATCAACGACCCCGACATCGTCTTCGCCGATGAGCCCACCGGGGCGCTGGACGAACACAGCGCACACCAGGTCCTGTCCGCCGTGGAGGACCTGGTGACCGAACGCCGGGCTGTGGTCATGGTCACCCACGACCTCGCCGTCGCCGCCCGCGCCCATCGGGTGATCGTCCTCCGGAACGGACAGACCTGGCAGGAACTCTCCCGACCCACCGCGGACGAGGTCTTCACCGCCGTCCAGTCGGCCGCAGTGCGTTGA
- the zupT gene encoding zinc transporter ZupT: MSPVGYALALSLFAGLSTGIGSLLGITARRASPRLLAASLGLSAGVMLYISLVELVPEAHESLRKSLGDHGGWVAIAAFFGGVLLIGVIDALVPSAVNPHETHTDPESVRQAQLMRMGLFTAAALAIHNFPEGFATFMTAISSPELGLPVAVAVAVHNIPEGIAVAVPVFVATGSRTKAFGYSFASGLAEPAGALLAYLVLAPYLTPAVTGVVLAGVAGIMVYICLDELLPSAHAYGEHHVALAGVMAGMFVMAVSLQLLG, translated from the coding sequence GTGAGCCCGGTGGGTTACGCCCTGGCGTTGTCCCTCTTCGCCGGCCTGTCCACGGGGATCGGCAGTCTGCTGGGGATCACGGCCCGGCGAGCTTCTCCCCGCCTCCTGGCTGCCAGCCTGGGCCTGTCGGCAGGTGTCATGCTGTACATCTCCTTGGTCGAGCTCGTCCCCGAGGCGCATGAGTCGCTGCGTAAGTCGCTGGGTGATCACGGCGGCTGGGTGGCCATCGCAGCCTTCTTCGGCGGGGTCCTGCTCATCGGGGTCATCGATGCCCTGGTCCCGTCTGCGGTCAATCCGCACGAAACCCATACCGACCCGGAGTCGGTGCGCCAGGCCCAGTTGATGAGGATGGGATTGTTCACCGCGGCGGCGCTGGCGATCCATAACTTCCCCGAGGGCTTCGCCACCTTCATGACGGCGATCTCCTCCCCCGAGCTGGGTCTTCCGGTGGCGGTCGCAGTGGCCGTGCACAACATCCCGGAGGGCATCGCGGTGGCCGTTCCCGTCTTCGTCGCCACCGGCTCCCGTACGAAGGCTTTCGGCTACTCCTTCGCCTCGGGCCTGGCCGAACCTGCAGGGGCACTCCTCGCCTACCTGGTGTTGGCCCCGTATCTCACCCCGGCGGTAACCGGCGTCGTTCTCGCGGGAGTCGCCGGGATCATGGTGTACATCTGCTTGGACGAGCTACTGCCCAGCGCGCACGCCTACGGTGAGCACCATGTGGCGCTGGCCGGGGTGATGGCCGGGATGTTCGTGATGGCGGTGAGCCTTCAACTGCTCGGCTGA
- the ypfJ gene encoding KPN_02809 family neutral zinc metallopeptidase gives MTFNDDAELDTSDITGGGEGTFGHTGAIIGGGGGILGLIALVVYTLFGGGGGSQVLGSGGHGMDLSQLGAGGQYTQKIYDHCKTGADANKDDVCLVVGTVNSVQGYWKKKFPESTKNNTAWRLTKTNLYSGQTQSKCGMASNQVGPFYCPADRQVYIDASFFKQLNQRFGSDKGNFAKMYVVAHEYGHAAQDQLGVLGEAQKDPKGPASGGVKVELMADCFAGMWAKDASTTKDKNGKTLLKPLTQQDIQSALSAASAVGDDTIQQRTQGRVSPENFTHGSAEQRMRWFMAGYNSQNVATCNTLKATTL, from the coding sequence ATGACGTTCAATGACGATGCTGAGCTGGACACTTCGGATATCACCGGTGGCGGAGAGGGCACCTTCGGTCACACCGGGGCGATCATCGGTGGCGGTGGCGGCATCCTCGGACTGATCGCTCTGGTCGTCTACACCCTCTTCGGTGGCGGTGGCGGCTCACAGGTCCTGGGGTCGGGTGGCCATGGCATGGACCTGTCCCAGTTGGGTGCCGGTGGCCAGTACACCCAGAAGATCTACGACCACTGCAAAACGGGAGCCGATGCCAACAAGGACGACGTCTGTCTGGTGGTCGGCACGGTCAACAGCGTTCAGGGTTACTGGAAGAAGAAATTCCCCGAGTCCACCAAGAACAACACCGCATGGCGGTTGACCAAGACGAATCTGTACTCCGGGCAGACCCAGTCCAAGTGCGGCATGGCCTCCAACCAGGTCGGCCCCTTCTACTGTCCGGCCGACCGTCAGGTGTACATCGATGCGAGCTTCTTCAAACAGCTCAACCAGCGCTTCGGCAGTGACAAAGGCAATTTCGCGAAGATGTACGTCGTGGCCCATGAGTACGGTCACGCCGCCCAGGACCAGCTCGGCGTGCTCGGTGAGGCACAGAAGGATCCGAAGGGGCCGGCCAGCGGCGGGGTCAAGGTCGAGCTGATGGCCGACTGCTTCGCCGGGATGTGGGCGAAGGACGCTTCCACCACGAAGGACAAGAACGGCAAGACACTGTTGAAACCGTTGACCCAGCAGGACATCCAGAGCGCCCTCTCGGCGGCCAGCGCCGTCGGTGATGACACCATCCAGCAGCGCACGCAGGGCCGGGTCTCCCCGGAGAACTTCACCCATGGCAGCGCAGAGCAGCGAATGCGCTGGTTCATGGCCGGGTACAACAGCCAGAATGTCGCCACCTGCAACACTTTGAAGGCCACGACATTGTGA